DNA from Synechococcus elongatus PCC 6301:
ACACCTTCGCCCGAAAACTTGCTGCGCTCCATCAGGGTCAGCCGGTTGAAGGCATTCTCGGCGGTGCCCCAAGTCACTTTTTGCGCTTCGGCGCTGCCGTAGGCCCAGTATTCGGGGTGGCGCAGCAGAGCAAGGGTCGTCTCTTGCAGAACGTTAGCCAGCCCTGTTTTGCTGTTGGTATTCGCCCGCATCGCCAGCGCTTCAAGATCACGTTGCAGCGATCGCGCACCGGCTAGCAACCCGACTTGAACTTGGGCGATCGCCACTTGGGAGTTGCTGACTGGTGCCAAACGAGCATTGTTGCCCTCACCCCCACTCGCATTTTGGAAGGCTCGCAGCAGGAAGCCAGCGATCGCAATCATGATTAGGAAGCCAAACAGGCCCCCGCCACCGCCAAAGAACAGCGGCAACACGAAGGGGAAGCCAAAGCCGCCACCACCACGGTAGTAGCCACCGCCACCACCGCTGTACGATCGCGACGGGCTACTGAAGCTGCGAGACGGAGCTGAGAAAGAGCCACCGCCGATCCGCCCACCACGGGCAGCCCAGGCAGACTGAGCGGCACTGAGGGTCAAACTGCCCACCAGTAGAACGACTACCAACAGTCGTCCGATCGATTTGAGGAATGGCTTGCGCATAGTCTTGTGGAATGCGGCGCTGAGGCAGACAGACTGCGCTCTCTCTTACTGTAGCGGCTGGCTTCGAGGCATTTCTCTCACCAAAGGCTAACCCAAGGCGAGATAGCCGTACCTAGCCGCCCCCAACGATGGTGACAATCTCAAGGCGATCGCCCGTGGCAGGCTGGGTGTTCTCCCAGAATTGACGGTGCAGGATCTCCCCGTTGTACTCGACAGCAACGAGGCGCGGCTCTAGGCCAAGACTGCGAAGTAAGTCAGGCAAGTTAAGGCCCGCTGGACAGTCGCGCAACTCTCCGTTGATCTGGAGTGAAATGGGTTCAGACATAGACCAGGACTGAGAATCTAAAGCATTTGTAAAAGTTCTGCCGTAGCGGCCTTCGGGTCGGGCGCCTCCATGATCGCGCGGACCACGGCGAGGCGATCGGCACCGGCTGCAACCACCGCAGCGGCATTGCTGACATCGATTCCACCAATCGCATAAAACGGCTGCTGAGCCTGCTGGCGGGCATAGCCTAAATAGTCAAAGCCCGCTGCTGCTTTGCCGGGTTTCGTGGGTG
Protein-coding regions in this window:
- a CDS encoding DUF1517 domain-containing protein, producing MRKPFLKSIGRLLVVVLLVGSLTLSAAQSAWAARGGRIGGGSFSAPSRSFSSPSRSYSGGGGGYYRGGGGFGFPFVLPLFFGGGGGLFGFLIMIAIAGFLLRAFQNASGGEGNNARLAPVSNSQVAIAQVQVGLLAGARSLQRDLEALAMRANTNSKTGLANVLQETTLALLRHPEYWAYGSAEAQKVTWGTAENAFNRLTLMERSKFSGEGVSNVDGQVKQATHTATAIDPLSQAPAEYIVVTLLVAATTQLRLPALNSTSDLQQALRQIGAIGSESLLAVEVLWSPDSESESLTRDDVMANYPDLRVL
- the thiS gene encoding sulfur carrier protein ThiS; this encodes MSEPISLQINGELRDCPAGLNLPDLLRSLGLEPRLVAVEYNGEILHRQFWENTQPATGDRLEIVTIVGGG